The following proteins are encoded in a genomic region of Neospora caninum Liverpool complete genome, chromosome XI:
- a CDS encoding putative ATP synthase epsilon chain has product MMWRSSGVSFTRYASEMAALLRQCLKEPYRTQAMQRNQIHLKETVYQQGQVLTRETFNDIKKAFEAAAKQGGEK; this is encoded by the exons ATGATGTGGCGATCCAGTGGAGTGTCGTTCACGCGCTACGCGTCTGAGATGGCGGCTCTTTTGAGACA ATGCCTCAAGGAGCCCTACCGGACTCAGGCTATGCAGAGGAACCAGATTCATCTGAAGGAAACGGTGTATCAACAAGGCCAGGTCCTCACTCGAG AGACATTCAACGACATCAAGAAGGCCTTCGAGGCTGCCGCGAAGCAGGGGGGCGAGAAATAG
- a CDS encoding putative ubiquitin carboxyl-terminal hydrolase domain-containing protein: protein MAGEGGEAAASCACERPPPGLLNLGKTCSFNVLLQALAATRTFSTVYGAVWHEHQRSRSPSSDLLELVRRQRALLRRPAEAETRERGRTATSRSDGLRSSVSADASARGRPRRWRREAWCGDAAAVGRAAAPIITASRTPLNYCMADILGRMHAGEDSGASPGAAGGGASLLDNASPATASQSPLACTQPASVDDKEDGGAPQDDPEKGQKEMMRRQLRLKRQLQTKRWWIKQEQNVLSPFDFVSQMRMLNVDFEQDVELDVEEVWRFLIQQIFTELQSEQASLASPDDVSVSSVRGLSAPTSTRREEDVGSVKGEGTPVSASVCVPARDRPGFFGGDSFPNGILRPVSGFAETGREAGRGCLANEPDGRPSRSDCSSDLTKTHQASGTVASSAQVPRPISSPQRALGPLRSSALSHSMRGGGASDPRPRHAAGAVAVPGGAFSASCTRLRTHCVRGLSPRSVPRESEVGREESERERAERRAREKFLSASYHFLAAEAVTPRGKGAGAEENAGPWSPLRRSETTEPSAERSCSASRLASALPLLEGKSPGPSPRRDGDAAARCCDAGQASRVAQQSPGRSRAVPGHLKARLRLPSPPGAKLEAPVSWSDCKPAEIRTFVSSPVSGIQRAGLCGSRGRGEESVSGAPSGNADAKQEPNVKGARDAGSLAAVAQQQGATLLLRQLQQALVGRLVQVPVPCSCCCRCEAGAPASVRPRLQTQSPGACRSRSASAPPTDRSGRVGSPETVPGGTVLSSNRERKHGSNDASPGPAASSGSPARDDRSEARSLSPRRGLLPVESRRNGVDRRGNVCASPAASPSQSCVHAASGRSSPLSVPVSSHTEAKSASLSRRSQKENLAPSALAAQDSPRASRASSPEGVNSARSGRSKGSGEAKSSSAVSAFLTPSLFPSSLATHPVCTPLAPAVATSGVQAVGLEQDDGTSGIEGLSSRGDAMLSLLSVESFCGVLPVRLPERSRWVSSRARTNTVGLSGSSLSSTGLDASSPLLARADSTPQSADSAETMGGSRRISPLQPITLEECLALAFQQSCGGASPSGGAAAAAEAGERKRGREAARRARPAGAFGGRRRLSRTQRRVKAGDAEKKTWRGTGPANPGSEGGKHKCLACGKWRVRRRGCAPEAAPSAGEGENATHAAGSRQGRVSGAVEVEGAERRTLSRSGTRTSTRDTTPAHSEETAKNGDREAAPGKESQVWRDSRDAFSCYQRLVCHRCNQVHMRTFLERLPEILLFQLPRSSITPPGTFGSGAVKAAAAAAGGGFKIKAHVEFPQRLESVIAPHCVASPAFEAAWGRLMDATGRPGGSDSSGSLESDGGTDVSGRRKRRKLSSQRAQNRAGSKTAGTRGEGKAVHRRVANSVSRDERPGTGAATLSTLAGTAAAPDSIRHTLQHEAGVYTLRAVIEHQGRSGVGGHYVCYRRGAPCDLVVETRENGEHLEGSPASLTSLSQAGAVSFSAAPQGEARRGVWDDSAAVLENSPREETPEEGTWWEVNDAEVTQTTWDHVRLSQAYILVYERCDENVCCSRFGGDRRVACRAQVVSSPAFPRTGAETDGPTPAARGRSGPRCGALSGAEKNVPLVSVQSRTRRLLRAGEPCRTSGSCRRAEGRNEACRPETREPGETGVASERPQAPRQKKKTSTRDTAGEGGHEKSARGVCAGRRPRSRRGRSSESHSSVARGPRRAGEHGEDAGECRGRCIVSGEGERPVPLEPPANATERRRGRRRDDGAFLWTGESGKNVGSGNRQGRRATRQRSVASATIAADA from the coding sequence ATGGCAGGCGAGGGTGGAGAGGCAGCCGCCTCGTGTGCGTGCGAGCGGCCGCCGCCTGGCCTCCTCAACTTGGGAAAGACTTGCAGCTTCAACGTTCTTCTTCAAGCTCTAGCAGCGACTCGGACCTTCTCGACTGTCTACGGGGCTGTGTGGCACGAACATCAGCGCAGTAGAAGTCCGTCTTCGGATCTTCTCGAGCTCGTGCGCCGGCAGCGGGCGCTACTTCGTCGCCccgcagaggcggaaacgcgagaaaggggacGAACGGCCACGAGCCGGTCGGACGGTCTCAGAAGTTCGGTTAGCGCGGATGCTTCTGCCCGGGGAAGACCgcggagatggagaagggaGGCTTGGTGTGGAGACGCTGCAGCGGTGGGAAGAGCAGCCGCGCCGATTATCACCGCTTCGAGAACGCCCCTCAATTATTGTATGGCAGACATTCTCGGAAGAATGCATgccggcgaagacagcgggGCGTCGCCTGGCGCAGCTGGGGGCGGTGCATCGCTTCTCGACAACGCTTCGCCTGCGACGGCTTCTCAGTCTCCCCTCGCGTGCACGCAACCGGCAAGCGTCGACGACAAAGAGGACGGAGGGGCGCCGCAGGACGACCCTGAAAAGGGTCAGAAGGAGATGATGCGGCGCCAGCTGCGTCTGAAGCGGCAGCTCCAAACCAAGCGGTGGTGGATCAAGCAGGAACAGAATGTCCTTTCGCCCTTTGACTTTGTCTCGCAAATGCGCATGCTCAACGTTGATTTTGAACAGGACGTCGAGCTCGATGTCGAAGAGGTCTGGCGATTCCTGATTCAACAGATTTTCACGGAACTCCAGAGCGAGCaggcctcgctcgcctccccgGACGATGTCTCCGTGAGCTCTGtgcgcggcctctccgcgcCAACGTCCACACGGCGGGAGGAAGATGTGGGGTCAGTGAAGGGAGAGGGgactcctgtctccgcgagcGTCTGTGTCCCTGCCCGTGACCGTCCAGGATTCTTCGGGGGGGATTCTTTCCCCAACGGGATTCTTCGCCCTGTTTCGGGCTTCGCCGAGACAGGCCGCGAAGCAGGCCGTGGGTGTCTAGCGAATGAACCAGACGGGAGGCCCTCGAGGAGCGACTGCTCCTCGGACCTCACCAAGACGCACCAGGCCTCGGGAActgtcgcctcgtcggcCCAGGTCCCAAGACCGATTTCAAGTCCCCAACGCGCCCTCGGGCCTCTTCGGAGTTCCGCGCTCTCTCACAGCATGCGAGGGGGGGGAGCGAGCGATCCACGGCCGCGACATGCAGCCGGCGCCGTCGCAGTTCCCggaggcgccttctctgcgtcttgcACGAGGCTCCGGACGCACTGCGTCCGCGGTCTGTCGCCGCGGAGTgtgccgagagagagcgaggtgGGACGCGAGGAGAGTGAGCGGgagcgcgcagagaggagggcgcGGGAAAAgtttctctcggcctcgtACCACTTTTTGGCAGCCGAGGCAGTGACGCCTCGTGGAAAAGGCGCCGGGGCGGAGGAAAATGCAGGTCCGTGGTCTCCACTGCGAAGATCGGAGACCACAGAACCGAGTGCCGAGCGGTCGTGCTCGGCCTCCAGACTCGCGAGTGCGCTCCCGTTGCTCGAGGGCAAGTCTCCGGGGCCTTCCCCGAGACGAGACGGGGACGCGGCCGCGCGGTGCTGCGACGCAGGCCAGGCGTCTCGCGTCGCCCAGCAAAGCCCCGGAAGGTCGCGTGCTGTCCCGGGCCACCTCAAAGCGCGTTTGCGTCTCCCGAGTCCTCCAGGGGCGAAGCTGGAAGCGCCGGTTTCCTGGTCGGACTGCAAACCCGCGGAAATCCGGACTTTCGTGTCCTCGCCAGTGTCCGGGATCCAGCGCGCGGGCCTCTGTGGTTCGCGTGgccgcggcgaggagagtgTGTCTGGTGCCCCGTCGGGCAACGCCGACGCGAAGCAGGAACCGAACGTGAAGGGCGCGAGGGACGCAGGGAGTTTGGCTGCTGTGGCACAGCAGCAAGGCGCAACTCTCTTGCtgcggcagctgcagcagGCCCTCGTCGGACGGCTTGTCCAGGTTCCGGTCCCCTGCAGTTGTTGCTGTCGGTGTGAGGCGGGAGCGCCCGCCTCTGTTCGGCCAAGGCTCCAGACGCAGTCGCCTGGCGCGTGCCGTTCGCGCAGTGCGTCCGCGCCGCCCACGGATCGGAGCGGGAGAGTGGGGAGTCCAGAAACGGTGCCTGGAGGGACTGTGCTGTCAAGcaacagagagcgaaaacacGGGAGCAACGATGCGTCACCTGGACCGGCCGCGTCGTCGGGGTcgccggcgagagacgaccgcagcgaagcgcgtagtctgtctcctcgtcgtgGCCTTCTCCCTGTTGAATCTCGACGAAACGGGGTGGACAGGCGAGGCAACGTCTGCGCTAGTCCTGCGGCCTCTCCATCTCAGtcctgtgtgcatgcggcttCCGGTCGCTCGTCGCCCTTGtctgttcctgtctcttctcacACTGAGGCAAAGTCGGCGTCCCTCTCTCGAAGGTCGCAAAAAGAGAACCTGGCGCCGTCAGCATTGGCGGCGCAAGACTCTCCCAGAGCGTCTCGAGCGTCGTCTCCAGAGGGTGTGAACAGCGCCAGGAGCGGACGCTCGAAAGGAAGCGGTGAGGCAaagtcttcttccgcagtctccgcctttctgacgccttcgctctttccGTCGAGCCTGGCCACACACCCTGTGTGCACCCCCCTCGCGCCCGCGGTGGCGACGAGCGGCGTGCAGGCGGTCGGTCTTGAGCAGGACGATGGGACGAGCGGAATCGAGGGATTGTcttcgcgaggagacgccatGCTCTCACTGCTGTCAGTGGAGAGTTTTTGCGGCGTCCTCCCCGTGCGCCTCCCAGAGCGAAGTCGCTGGGTGTCGAGTCGCGCACGGACAAACACAGTCGGTCTGTCCGggtcttcgctgtcttcgacTGGGCTcgacgcgtcgtctccgctcctTGCCCGCGCCGACTCGACTCCCCAGTCCGCAGATTCTGCCGAGACTATGGGAGGTTCGCGGCGGATCTCGCCCCTGCAGCCGATCACGCTGGAAGAGTGCTtggctctcgccttccagcAGTCCTGTGGCGGGGCGTCGCCCTCAGGCGgagcagccgctgcggccgaggccggagagaggaagagaggacgggaggCGGCCAGGCGGGCGCGGCCAGCGGGGGCGTtcggaggcagacgcaggctGTCGAGAACCCAGCGACGCGTcaaggcgggagacgcggagaagaaaacgtggAGAGGCACCGGACCTGCAAACCCTGGATCTGAAGGAGGCAAACACAAGTGCTTGGCGTGCGGGAAGTGGCGAGTGCGAAGGCGCGGGTGCGCACCGGAAGCGGCCCCGAGCGctggagaaggggagaacgcGACACACGCAGCTGGGAGTCGACAGGGAAGAGTCTCAGGAGCTGTGGAGGTggaaggagcagaaaggcGAACGCTCTCGCGTTCGGGGACGAGAACCTCCACGCGGGACACCACGCCGGCGCActcagaagagacggcgaagaacgggGACCGCGAGGCGGCTCCGGGGAAGGAGAGCCAGGTCTGGAGAGACTCGCGCGATGCCTTTTCCTGTTATCAACGGCTCGTGTGTCATCGGTGCAATCAAGTTCACATGCGCACGTTTCTCGAGCGTCTCCCAGAGATCCTGCTCTTCCAACTCCCGCGCAGCAGCATCACCCCTCCAGGCACCTTCGGCAGCGGCGCTGTGAAGGCGGCTGCCGCAGCCGCGGGCGGTGGCTTCAAGATCAAGGCGCATGTCGAGTTTCCGCAGCGTTTGGAGAGCGTTATTGCCCCACACTGCgtggcgtctcccgcgttcGAGGCGGCGTGGGGGCGACTCATGGACGCGACTGGGCGACCCGGAGGTTCTGACTCTTCGGGTTCACTCGAGTCCGATGGCGGCACAGATGTGTCAGGGCGCCGCAAACGGCGGAAACTTTCGAGTCAGCGGGCGCAGAACCGCGCGGGAAGCAAAACTGcaggaacgagaggagagggaaaggctgTGCACAGGCGTGTCGCGaactccgtctctcgcgacgAAAGGCCAGGGACCGGAGCTGCGACTCTCTCGACTCTCGCGGGGACAGCTGCGGCCCCAGACAGCATCCGGCACACGCTACAACACGAGGCAGGTGTCTATACACTTCGTGCGGTGATCGAGCACCAAGGACGCAGCGGGGTCGGCGGTCACTACGTGTGCTACCGTCGCGGGGCGCCGTGCGACCTCGTAGTGGAGACTCGAGAGAACGGTGAACACCTGGAAGGCAGCCCCGCTTCGCTCACTTCGCTGTCCCAGGCTGGCGcagtttcgttttctgcggcgccgcagggagaggcgcggcgaggcgtgtGGGATGACAGCGCGGCGGTCTTGGAAAACAGCCCccgcgaagagacgccagaagaagggacgtgGTGGGAGGTGAACGACGCGGAAGTCACACAGACCACGTGGGACCATGTGCGGCTCAGCCAGGCGTACATTTTGGTGTATGAACGGTGTGATGAGAACGTGTGCTGTTCGCGAttcggcggagacaggcgtgTTGCTTGCCGCGCGCAGGTTGTCAGTTCTCCGGCCTTTCCCCGGACCGGTGCCGAGACCGACGGACCAACTCCcgccgcgagaggccgcTCCGGTCCTCGGTGCGGGGCCCTGTCGggggcggagaagaacgtTCCCctggtgtctgtacagtcAAGAACTCGAAGGCTGCTGCGAGCGGGGGAGCCGTGTCGGACGTCGGGCTCTTGCAGAAGGGCGGAGGGGCGGAACGAGGCGTGCCGTCCGGAGACCAGAGAACCCGGAGAAACTGGTGTGGCCAGTGAACGCCCGCAGGCGCCAcgccagaaaaagaagacgtcGACGAGGGACACCGCCGGAGAAGGTGGGCACGAGAAATCGGCACGGGGCGTGTGTGCGGGGCGGAGGCCGCGGTCTCGCCGAGGGCGATCGAGCGAGAGCCACAGCTCTGTCGCGCGTGGTCCgagaagagcaggagagcacggggaagacgcaggagagtgCCGAGGACGGTGCATTGTCtccggagaaggcgagcgtcCGGTGCCTTTGGAGCCGCCAGCGAACGCAACTGAGCGCCGAAGAGGACGCAGGAGGGACGATGGGGCGTTCTTGTGGACAGGGGAGAGTGGGAAAAACGTGGGGTCTGGGAACCGGCAAGGGCGACGCGCCACGCGGCAGCGGTCCGTTGCCTCGGCGACAATTGCGGCTGACGCCTAG